From the Populus nigra chromosome 13, ddPopNigr1.1, whole genome shotgun sequence genome, the window tattttaattggtttaattaatatttttttcatagttcaattttttttgttttttttttgttttctcagtttatttttttcacctcTACTATATGATGTCACCTATGCCACATTTCTAAGCAAGCAAAGCTAAGAAAATTACCTCCCTGTCGTTCTCTTCTCCCTATCGTTGCCTCTTCTCACTCCCAATATATAGCTAATGAGGATAGAAAGCAATAAttctgttattattttattctcccTCGTGACCATTGAATCGAATTTCATGCAGAAAATCAATTGAGTCGTTCTACACCCGaagaaaaggaatcaaatccCATTGCACCATAAGTTTATCAATgtcaaattcattattttactATCAAAATTCCCACTTCAATTTGACAGTTTAGACCAATTTTGACTGGAATCTTGCTTCTTGACATGACAtctctgcttttctttttaaaattttcttttaccaaaaaaaaattatttttttgtctgaaAACATCGTATACTAtgatcaaggttgtcaaaaatatttttttaacacaatatgaaatatacaatataaaccCGGATCGTAAACTcgaattgtaaaattataaaatcacaaaaaaaatattttaactaattatatattgataatttcaGTCAAgtagttaataataatataacacaattaaaataaaagtgaaataaacaatacaaatatccaaacaCCTTAAactacataattcaaataaaaattcatacatggtttaaataacttaaaaatatgaagaagaaaaagattgaACAACTATGTTTTATTGATAGAGTTTCAGAACATTTTCTAGAGGATAGGTCTTGAAATACATTGCAGGCAACTAGTGAGATGATACAACATTCTAAGGTATATCaacaacttcaaaaaaaattaacagagaaCAATACAGTGAACCCATGACAACGAGAACAAAAACGTacaaaataacatcaatttaatctcaTGCCACCTCACCTtccatcttttttatgttaataacaaGTCTTAGAAATAATGTCTAAATATCCCACCAAGCAAGACATGTATTTTAAGTTCTCTTTAAGTCTTTGTCGTCTCTCTTTGTAGTTAACAAATGATTAGTCTAAAACATAGTATTTCTTTCTGTATAAGtatttttatctcttattttactcttttaatTCCTCATGATTTCAATCCTCCGATCATGCATTTCCAGCCTAAAATACAGTATAAAGCTTCTCCATACCCAAGATCCTTTAATGATGAGTGGAGACTATGTAGTGGAGTGTCAAATGACTCGGGCAAGGaggcaataaattttttaacttttacgggaaatcggtcaaactcgtaaaatcaatttgattttactgattttaactgagtttgaccgatttcaagttttaacccGATTTAACACGTTATATACATGTTgacttataaaattataagattttaagaatcaactcgtaattttaacaacaataaTTATGACAATGAGGACAGCTATGACAATGAGGACAGCATCCCCCATTCAAAGCTGGCTTTTACAGTTTTGGCATCAGTGGATATGCCCACCCCACAACTCCAACATGAAGGCTTGTTATTCTTCAAAGCTTTGGTGGAACAGAAAAGCAGTACTGAGAAACCAACTCCTTGCCAAGAAAAAGCTAATCAACTCTATGATTGCTGATCCCATCAGTTAAGTTTTGGCGTACCTCCACCAGAATGTCCAAAGAGACAATAACTCCCATTATGCgtgatattttacttgatggCAAAATATTCCTCAGAACTCCAAAACAGAAGAATGAAAGCTTCAGTTGTGCAGACAGCAGTATTCATTCGGAACAGAAATTCTCTCTTTAATTGAATTCTTAGCATAAAACGACAggtgtttaataaaaaaaaaaaggtaacccACTTATAAGTAGGAGagttgtttcatttttttttagaagctATAACTCGGCAAAGTGTAAGAAGATTGTATGACTCCTAGAAAAAGAATCCATATTGACCATgcttttatcaataaaaagtgGTAATAGATGAAGATCTATGACATGGTGCTGCATCAAAAACTCGCACCTATGTAAGAATACAGGTATCCATTTACAAAAGAAGCACTAACTTTAAAGTCAAGATTGGGAGATCGGATCATGAGTCTAAGAATTCTGCTGACTGAATTGTCCTTGTAAGCTCCTTCAAATTAGCCAATACATGCCGTGGTCCTAAACTTCTAACACCAATGTAATTTAAAAGCTGCTCCAGATCCTACAACCAAATGGGAATTTTAACGTCATTAGGAGaagacatataaaaataatgctaAGAATTCAACTGGATCGTAATGTGCTATGCATCTAGAGGAACTCCTCACGAATGCCACCTAACAAATCAAGccaaaataatgaataaaagatGAGAATACATAATAGTTTGAGAACCAAAGTCTAACACGAATTCTCTCCCTCGCAAGAAACCAAAAACAATAACgagaaaatgagaaaacaaaaaaatttgccAGGAAGGAAAAGGGAATGATGTTCATGGAGTTCAAAGACCTGCCAAGAGAATTCCTTGAATTAAGATCAATAGAATGAAACAAAATTGAAGATAACAACTGGCTCAACACAAACCAAGAAGTTAGTAACATCCCCCTCTTCTTCTCCAGTTGGTGCCAGCACCAATGAAGAGAAATGATCAACAGAGGATGAAAAGCATAGTGTATGTTAAGGCCAACAAGCTAGAGATACAGCAATAAGCAAGAAACCTTCATAATGATACAGTTTCATGAACATGAAAGAAATTCAATCTTGGCTTTTCAAAACAGAAAATCCAAGCAGGGCAGATAAAAACTgggaattaaaatattttgattgagtACATTATAATATTAGACATGACCTCTGAACATGGAGAAGAAGGGCAGAAATgataatttatgataatttaccTTGTTTAAAAGGAATACAGCATATGCTGCTCGCGTGGTATCTTGACCTTCTAAAAAGAGGGGAAATTCAACAGGTTTTGTATTTGCAGTCAACATTGTACTTGACAACAAATCAGATGACTCTACTGAAGGTGCACAATCAATAATATAGGAATTGGAACCACCCAAACGTAAAGAGTAACGCAAAGGAACTTCTAAGTACGAGGCAATAAGTGAAACAGCCTGCAAGAGAGAAAAGGAGTGTAGGAGGCAATAAGTGAAACAGCCTGCAAGGGAACCGTCAGAAATAAAGCACGTTTTAATTGTTGACCAGGAAAGTACCAATacagctatttaaaaaaaatccctgaAAATGCAGTTTCATGCTATAATAGTTCTCATTGCAGATATATGATCTCATCTGGCACACTTTTTAAATAGTTCTCACAGATGAAGTTGATAACGCATCAGCGCTAGAAACCTAGAAAGTTAATGGCACATGATAGGTGCAACAGAATAATCCTAGCAACAAATGTAATAGTTGAGCAAAGAGAAATAACACACATGAGCAACGTGTCCGAGGGCACTAGCAGACCTCTGAACCTCCTTCTTGTCAGTGAAAAAACTCATCTTTGTAAAGGGAGCCATCGTCAAATTCAGACCTAAAATTGTCAAGGATCCTTGATTAACGGGTTTAGAACCAACATAGTTCCCtgatagagaaaagaaaattaataagcaACTAAAAAAGCACTTAGACCTGCTTTCACTTATTAAGGCAACACAATTTTAAGATAAGTTACTatctttaaatttgaaattaccATGAATCATATGAAAGCATATACCTTACACATAGCATGGCTTCAGAACTAGTGATACATATataaatgctttgaaaataaagaaaaccagTAGATAGTTAATATTAGCTGGGTACAAAAATGATGCAAGaaagtcttgattttttttaattaatataagtaGAATTACTAAAGAAGTCAAACCAAGAGTAGTGATTGACTTCTGAGCTATTTTTCAGACTCGTCCAGACCCAGAAGATCCCAATAACGGTTTAATCATGAACTGTTTAAAGTTAAAAGTAATTTACACAACTGTTCACACACATTGATTCAGTTGGCAACCCTTAAAAACATTCCATATTTTAACATCTGAAACCCTAGCTTCAAAAGTCTTGGAAACAACAACCAATAGCAGATCCAACAAGATATGTTCATAATATCTAAACAACTAAAGATTGTGGACATAATGGTTCGCAAAAAGGTATCCGTCAGAACCACcaaaagagagaaagttatAAGATAGATCAACAGCCTGCTTTATTGCAGCTGTTGTTTAAAACTTAAAGTCATGGTGAGTCATGGTGTTTCGTTTAGTGTCAAATCAGGTCCACGTTACCTGATTTACTACTGCTTGGGAAAGATTCAAGTTCCTGCTCCTCTGAAGGTCCAGCTGATATCTTAATAGGATAAAGCAATGAAACTTGTGATATCATAAATTGTTGTCTCAGTCTTAGCTTCTTCTGCAACTTTGTGAGGCGAACATATCCCCTTTCTCCGGCAAGTGACCTTCTTGAATCCTTTGACATGAGTACGATCAAACATTCAATATTACcagtatttatataaaaaaaaaaaccctgaccCTCTACTAAGccgaaagacaaaaaaaaatttattcaacaGAGCTGATTGCACTAAAAGGACAGATTTGAGCTCCTGGATAAATTAGGAAATGTAAAGACAACATGCAACAAACCAAAATTACTGATAATACAAAAATTGAATACAAAATAACATCTCCAATTACAATAACAAAGAATAAAAACGAAGACCAGAAGATGTACAGCATAAACCTCATATGACCAAGACTGGACCCTTCAAAGTAATAGCGGAAGGAAATAATAAAATGCACAAAGATAAGCTTCAACATGTGAGGACATTTTTGGAACATTAAATGTCCAACTCCATAGTGCCTGGAAGACAACTTTTTGGGCACCATTAAATCATCTTTATCTTTTCATACAAGTTTAATGTTCATGATATtgcatattttatttgataatgaaCAAAGGATtgcaaataaattaaactttccACATAATGCATCCCATTGAATTTGGTGTGAACCTCAGAGCAATCATGTTTCTATCAGTTCTCAGCAATACTCACAATATCACACCACATAGAACACAAAGATAAACATGAAAAACCTGCTGTAGATTGACCCTCAAAGGAGGCAAGAAATAAGATATTATGAATAGGAAACAAATGTGCATAAGCAGCACGCCTCTTAATAGCATTTTCAGCGCATCAGATTTGCTAAGACTGCGTACATATGCCTGAGATATTATGCAATTACAGACTCTCGCACTCATTTGGGATCTGATACTAACCCTCTtatgaaatcaaaacaataaaaataataaatcagcTGCCTATGATCAGTAACaccctaaaataataaaatattatctgcACTGGAGCCGGTGCACTACTGCCATACATGCCAAACTTGCTTATCATAATACGAAAGAAAACATTTCTACCAATTGAGAAACTAAGTTGTGCCCCTTCAATACTCTCCCAAGCATCACTAGCATTTTAAATCATGACCTTAGGGATATTGCGTTGTAGCGTTAATCAGGGACCAAACACACAGTTTCATGTCTATGAAATTTCTTCAGTCAACAACCAAGAGAAGGCCCTTTCCTCAGTTTCTGATACACTAGAATTTCACAAAGTCCGTCCATCATCCTATTTATATGGTGCATGCATCACTCACAACATGCAACAAgctcaaaacaatataaacatTGACAGATAATGTGATCAATCATAAACTTTTGACTACATTtaccaaaaacacaaagaaaactCCTCTaacattatcaaatataaa encodes:
- the LOC133671666 gene encoding vacuolar protein sorting 38 isoform X1, which translates into the protein MEPDRILSPDPSTSKSKPTESEKEKFIEWEDYEHEVARLWSLSSSLNESKQKKQNFEQKLRSLIQVKEEALSRLNKLEEMKERVEARKLVIERIKGQSKVAAENSTKEEERLSSEVRSLLVAGTALSVASKQLQDSRRSLAGERGYVRLTKLQKKLRLRQQFMISQVSLLYPIKISAGPSEEQELESFPSSSKSGNYVGSKPVNQGSLTILGLNLTMAPFTKMSFFTDKKEVQRSASALGHVAHAVSLIASYLEVPLRYSLRLGGSNSYIIDCAPSVESSDLLSSTMLTANTKPVEFPLFLEGQDTTRAAYAVFLLNKDLEQLLNYIGVRSLGPRHVLANLKELTRTIQSAEFLDS
- the LOC133671666 gene encoding vacuolar protein sorting 38 isoform X3; the protein is MEPDRILSPDPSTSKSKPTESEKEKFIEWEDYEHEVARLWSLSSSLNESKQKKQNFEQKLRSLIQVKEEALSRLNKLEEMKERVEARKLVIERIKGQSKVAAENSTKEEERLSSEVRSLLVAGTALSVASKQLQDSRRSLAGERGYVRLTKLQKKLRLRQQFMISQVSLLYPIKISAGPSEEQELESFPSSSKSGLNLTMAPFTKMSFFTDKKEVQRSASALGHVAHAVSLIASYLEVPLRYSLRLGGSNSYIIDCAPSVESSDLLSSTMLTANTKPVEFPLFLEGQDTTRAAYAVFLLNKDLEQLLNYIGVRSLGPRHVLANLKELTRTIQSAEFLDS
- the LOC133671666 gene encoding vacuolar protein sorting 38 isoform X4 codes for the protein MKERVEARKLVIERIKGQSKVAAENSTKEEERLSSEVRSLLVAGTALSVASKQLQDSRRSLAGERGYVRLTKLQKKLRLRQQFMISQVSLLYPIKISAGPSEEQELESFPSSSKSGNYVGSKPVNQGSLTILGLNLTMAPFTKMSFFTDKKEVQRSASALGHVAHAVSLIASYLEVPLRYSLRLGGSNSYIIDCAPSVESSDLLSSTMLTANTKPVEFPLFLEGQDTTRAAYAVFLLNKDLEQLLNYIGVRSLGPRHVLANLKELTRTIQSAEFLDS
- the LOC133671666 gene encoding vacuolar protein sorting 38 isoform X2; translation: MEPDRILSPDPSTSKSKPTESEKEKFIEWEDYEHEVARLWSLSSSLNESKQKKQNFEQKLRSLIQVKEEALSRLNKLEEMKERVEARKLVIERIKGQSKVAAENSTKEEERLSSEVRSLLVAGTALSVASKQLQDSRRSLAGERGYVRLTKLQKKLRLRQQFMISQVSLLYPIKISAGPSEEQELESFPSSSKSGNYVGSKPVNQGSLTILGLNLTMAPFTKMSFFTDKKEVQRSASALGHVAHAVSLIASYLEVPLRYSLRLGGSNSYIIDCAPSVESSDLLSSTMLTANTKPVEFPLFLEGQDTTRAAYAVFLLNKVFELHEHHSLFLPGKFFCFLIFSLLFLVSCEGENSC